Sequence from the Erythrolamprus reginae isolate rEryReg1 chromosome 2, rEryReg1.hap1, whole genome shotgun sequence genome:
CTTAGTGCATTCTCCCAGACTTTCCCTCTCTTAAGCAACACTTCATGTGCATTGTGAATTCTTGTGTATCCTCTCCAACCCACATCTCTtataccagtgatagcaaacctcttttccttcaggtgccgaaagcgtgtGCGCACATACCTATCACATTTGCGCACACACTGATCGCgcttgcgtgagtgcccatacccataattcaatgcctggggagagtgaaaattgcctcccctgctccccccagaggccagaaacagcccgtttcccaacttctggtgggcctgttaGCTCCGTTtctcactccccaggctccagaggcttccctagaacctgggagggcaaaacacaccCTCTCTATCCCCCCTGGAGGCccgctggaagccaaaaatgccctcccagagcctttgcgcaagccaaaaatcagctggccagcgcacacatacatgttggagctgagctagggcaatggcttgcgtgctggcagatatggctccgccgtaggttcaccatcactgttttacaCCCTCGGTGAACCACCAAACGTCTCTCAAACGCCCCTCCAGTAAACTAGTTTCAAATTGCGAACCACGTGCAAAACTGTCTACATTCTCCTCAAATCTATTTGTTTAATTATTAAACTAATATACAGACTGATTCCTTCCATCCCTTTTGGTCCCTCCAGATAGGTTGAAAATATGATTTCCATAATAATTCTCAACCCAAAAGAGAAAACTATTTGAAGGGTAAATGTCAAGCACCAGAATAAAACTTATTACATATTTCTCTTCTTGTCTAAACAATAATGTTCATTCTAAATATAATGATCATTTCATAGATTCTCAGCTAAATCTGTACCCACCTTAAATTTTGGATAGTCATTCATGATTATGGTCACCATTCCAACATACGGCAAAAACCTAATTGAGATAAATTAAAGATAATCACCTTATTAATCAATAAAGTCATTGACTAAACATTGGTGAACGGTAAATGCCAGGCACGACTGATTTAATatatcagtaactgaatttacatCCTGTCTCTCCATATGAATAGTATCAAGGTTGCTAATATTAAATGTAAGATACAGTACTAGGGTAACACATAACCACAAAGAGTTTAAAAAATACACAAGCTGCAAATGTTTCTTTAGTAAATCTCTAAAAACAGTTTTGACACCTCTGATTTAATCCaaagttattgattgattgattgattgtatttatatgccgctcattccaaaacagACTCAGAGCGGATAACAAGTGACATaaatacaacaatgataaaatacaattagaatatggattgtaggggcaatagcctagctctgtttaaaaaaagtactattgctaacatgttgtaagccgccctgagtcttaaggagaagggcggcacaaaaatcgaatgaatgaatgaatgaatgaatgaatgaataaatgaataaacaaacaaataaataaatacacacacaataaaatcagtcatataataaaacaatattattataaaagaaccatacatacactacagtcaatctaatttcaggcctgccggaaaattcaagtcttaatggctttccggaagacagGTAGGGCAATCTGGGGGCAATTGATTTGACAGGTATTTCCAGCTCAAAATGTTAACAATTTTCAGACAATCATTGTTGTCgaaagcccccccaccccagtgcccTTCAAAATAATGTTAAAGATTGTATGTGGCCCTAAAGCCTCTGGTAACTCATACGTATTTTCCAAATCAGACCAGGCTGCTAGTAGGGGAAAAACAAGGAGAGAATTCCATCTGTGTTGAGTCACTGATATTCCAGCGTTCACAAGAGAGGCCGCTTGCATAATCCAAGTTTACTTACCCTCGCGCCCGGCCTACGACGTCCTTCTTTTCTAGCCAATTCTGTCCTTCTTTGTACAAACCTCTGTCATCGACTTCATTATTATCGCCCTTGGTCAAAAATTTGATGTTGCCATTTTCTCTGCAAGCAAGCGACAGGACAGGGGACCGATTAGCGCTTTGACGACAGCACTTTTCAAAACTGCTTACGAATCGCCCAAAAGGCAGGCGGAGGTGATAAGATAGTGATAGGTACATATTGTCCTTCCTGTTATTTTAATAAATGCCCAGGTGTTTTTAGGACTCCTGCTACCAGAGCTGAACAAGTATTTGGCTCTTCCTAGGGTCCATTACAATTTACGACCACAAGTGAACCCAAGATTTTTTGGGCgctaagggagacatttgttaagcgagttttgaCCTGCTTTACGACAGCTTTctctttgttaagtgaatcgctagtAATTTGATTGTTAAacgaatttggcttccccactaTCGTTctttcaacactccgcggcctgcactgtctgccaatcaatttccggacacaattcaaagtgttggttatgacctataaagccctacatggcatcagaccagaatacctctgagatcgccttctgccgcatgaatcccagtggccgattagtcccagagagttggccttctctgggtcccgtcgactaaacaatgtcgtctggcaggacccaggggaagagccttctctgtggcggccccagccctctggaaccaactgccccccagagattaggactgcccccaccctcctcgccttttgtaagttattaaaaactcatatttgccaccaggcatggggaaattaaccccccccctcccaattgttaaggttggtgtatggtttaattggattgtgtgattattttatcataagggttttaaattgtatttttttaataattggatttgtacaatgTTTatgatgttgtgagccgccccgagtcttcggagaggggcagcatacaaatctaataaattattattaattattaattattattcttgGTCAGAGGGTCGCAAAAGAggatgggacactgcaactgtcagaaATATCAGTCAAAATTCTTCCTATATAAACCAATGACCATAAAATACTAGTAATTAATAGAAATGTAACAAGTCTATAACGGCTGTGAGACCCAATTAGTCACCAAAGAGGTTGACTTGTCTCTATTGTATATATGtagtttccttctttttctttcctgtcttcttttcttcttctcttctttaactcttcttctttactttcccccccttttattttattaatgtgttGTACTGCTTTCTCCTTTTTATTCAATCACCGTTACTACCTATAGAGGCTCAATGCAAAAATTATATACTTGtactttatttgtttttatatttctcaTGCTCAAATTTCTCTTTTGTGGTGTTGTTCTTCCTTCAGTAAAGAaactcaaaaattaaaaaaaaagaaaaaagcacctttgggttaaATCCCAAAGAATTCAacattccttctttccctccacccctcctggccttccataagAACCTCAAGACCTGACTCTGCCAGTTTGGACTCCAAAGGAGGAGCTTCAAGTCGGACGTGTCTGCTAGACTAATATCAGATCCTGTGTTCTACCCCTGCTCATTCTACTCCATCTCTTCCCATTTTTTAGCtactgcattttgcattttttaaaatatatttttgtagttatttatttatttatttatttatttgatttgatttgattttatttgatttgtatgccacccctctccgtagactcggggcggctcacaacagtgataaaaacaatacataatgacaaatctaataattagaatctaaaacaaCAGTAttgcatttaaaaagtctaaaagcaaGAGACCCCAATatgtaaaaagcatacatacagtcatatcatgcacaaaattacataggcaggggagatgtctcagttcccccacgcttgacaacagaggtgggttttaaggagtttatgaaaggcaaagagggtgggggcagtcctaatctctggagggagctgattccagagggttggagccgccacagagaaggctcttcccctgggtcccgccagacgacattgtttagtcaacgggacctggaaaagaccaactctgtgggacttaaccagccgctgggattcgtgcagcagaaggcggtctcgcagatatcctggtcctatgccatgaagggctttatatttatttatttataaaaaaaaattttaatgtcattttattttttaatattataagcCACCCAAGAGTTAcctaaactaaataaataacaaataattaaTTTTTGGTCATGATTTTGCTCATTTCCTTATCTTTACACCGCCCGCTAACTTGGAATCCAActctgaacataagaacataagaagagccctgctgaatcaggcgaaagcccatcaagtccagcattctgtgtcacacagtggcccaccaattgtccatggggatcttgagtagaaagagaaggcaagaccctccctttcctttgacccccaacaagtggtacttaagggaatcctgcctgcctcacccAACGTAGAGGCGGCACtttgacatctgtttcaataaccaccgatacacttggcatccacgaatctgtctaatcctgccttgaagctatccaggctgagacagctgtcacgacctcttatggaagtgaattccataaaccaacgaccctctgggtgaagaaatatttcccttgatttgtcctcgctttcttacctatgagctttagggagggccccctcgtcctagtattgtgtgatagagaaaagaatgtttctctttccaccttttctatcccatacatgattttatacacttcgatcaagtcaccccttaaacgccgcctttcaaggctgaagagaccaaggcattgcaacctggtttcatcagggaggtgctccatttccttgctcatacttgttgccctttttttgcaccttttccagttccattatatccttcttgaccagtgaccagaactgtacacagtactccaagtgtggtgtCACCATTTCAGTGCTCTCACTGAAAACCCTCCGCTACCCAACAAAAGGCCTTTCCCTGAACCATTTTATCGGCTGTACTCTGTGTGATGCGAAAATTACTTTTCGTGAACTTTAATCACTCTGTGCACGATTGGGATATCTCTTCCTTCGACTTTGAAAACGACTATTTCTCCGGCCCTGATGGGGTCATCTCGGAAATTTGTCAAGAACAAGAGGTCTCCTCTGTGGAAGGCTGGTTCCATACTCCCactagaaaaggagaagagaaaaagttTTACAATTAACACAATCATCGTCTTttaatgacaccccccccccccccgataatcCCTTGAGGGGTCAATTCTGGGCTATTGAATGGCACTGAGTGTTTACTTGGTGGTTGTTCTTCCTTGTAGCCAATGTGCAGTTATATTCAGCAAATATAAACTCATTGTGCCCTGAGAGAGAAAtatttgcctctacctaggatcgaactcacagacTCCTGATTCTGAGGCGAGAGCCCCAACTCTAGGCTATCGCACCACTCATTACAATTAACACAATGATTACCGAAAAAACAGATAGGTACAGGATATTTGATGTGGTTTTGTGTTACAGGGCCTAAAATGTTTCAAATGTTTCCCCGCAATAGATTTAAATTAATCAAACGTtaaaagctaaaacatatgaaaaacggttgcaggaactgggtatgtctagtttaataaaaagaaggggagacatgatagcagtgttccaatatctcaggggttgccacaaagaagaaggagtcaacttattctacaaagggtagaacaagaagcaatggtggaaactaaacaaggagagaagtaacttagaactaaggaaaaaattcctgacagttagaacaatttatcGGCTGTACTCTGTGATGCGAAAATTACTTTTCGTGAACTTTAATCACTCTGTGCACAATTGGGAtatctcggagaggggcggcatacaaatctaataaataaataaataaaataaataaccagtggaacagcttgcctccagaagtggtgaatgctccaacactggaagtttttaagaagatgttggataaccatttgtcagaaGTGGTATATTTCCTGCCTAATATAACCTAGTCAAATTTCATAACACATCTCACTATTTACTGAATTTACTAAAAACAAGGGAATATATTAAAGCAACGATGGTTATAAAAAATCACAACCTCCCACTCGCTCTCTCTTTCCCTATTCCCAATTTGGGACAGAAATGAGACCAAATCGAGGTTGTAGACTACCGCAGCACACAAATTCTTCATAAAGAGACATACCTGAGTACTACTACAATTGGACTCTCGCTCCCAGTGATAACAATAAGGCCTTTCCATATCATTAGGGCTGAAGACACGATCATGGCAAAATTTAAAACCTGGTAATAGAGCTGCAAAGAAAGGAAGAACGGAATGAAAAGAATAAATCTCACATATGGTCTTTGACCAGATAATCAccattgttgctgttattatttcaAGAGTCATTTTTGGATTTTACAGGAGGCGCTGCTAAACATCTtcaaatttaaatattaggcacaGAATTAATTTTCACCCGGGCAAGACCAACAAAAGACCTTAGTAACTTGAAATAAAGAAActtcaagtaaaatatattaactggtgttgtggttggctctggcccagctcctgccccagggaatgtggaggtggatacaggggaaaCTTCGACATGTCATAggtctgtgttattgccgacagagtcagttaagagtttagtttcctcggacgaagaagaaggtgggagtgacttggaagaggggggcttggcacacagcccaggcagtcaatctccattatcttccattgattcggatgaagacatcttggacccacgcaagcgcagaattatgcatagaagagaccaagtaaggagatattacaggagataagaggccacctgtgtttgggtggggctccagtaattagagctgctgctataaatagcagcgtgtgggtttggctgttgtgaaagagtatctgatggcagttcttcaggaatcgtgtgttgctgttttctggactttgtttgttgatttttcacgcctttgaaaccaaagcagagcaacgtgtgtgtgttcggaagaagaaggggtgtgaaatttcttcacagctgctagctaagtacttaatgactgcttaagggaaattgtacagactacccagttgttttgggaccagtgctctttgcaatacaaaaagagtgctttgtttattttgaattttgtggtaaaaaacattgttttgaattttcaaacgtgtgtgtgtgtctgaaatttgtacccttgaattttcgggaggctcctaccagagagcccggcagaagacCTTGAATATGAAAAGTAGATCTAGTAACTGAGTTTTGAGAACAGGGAAGCTGGTTTCATTTGGTGTATTGCCCTTCTAGTGGCTCTATAAATCCAAATACCCTGTTTTTTGCCTCTACCATAGTTAGAAGTGATCAGAAAAAAACCTGCACTACATGTCCAGTCATGTTTGACTCTAGGGCACAAGTCCTCAAgcatggcaacttcaagacttgtggacttcaactcccagaattctccagccagcatagaagtccacaagtgttaaaattgccaagtttgacgaCCTCTGCTCTAGGGAGTGGTGCTCATCTCAATCTCTCAGCTGAGGGAGCCAGCCTTGTCtaaagacatttccatggtcatgtggtcagcatATACCAAGGTATACAGAATGCTGCTACTTCtttactgaagtggtacctatttatctactcgctgTCAGCACTTCAAGTAATGCAGCCATAGAAAGCAGAACTCgaaggcaggtagattcctcaaagaacaccattattggatacatcatattggcacagctGGTGAAAATCGACTCTGAAACTTCCTGCAGTTTTCACCAAATTTTCCACCTAAAGTTTTTAATTTTAAGTGTTCacctaaaagaaaaataagataaagtttttccccttttcccaagtcatcagtcacatggtccaatagAGGCACTGGCTGATTGCTTGGTTACTTCGCTCCTCCTCTCTCAGTCACATGTtggaatgaccttggttcccaacAGCAAAACCTTTTGTTTTGACTATTTCCGACCACCACCCATCTAATGGCAAACTTGAAGCCTCAAAGATGACCCCAGTCTTCAGGTTGACACTCACATTTGCATTAGGTGGGGGTTACCACTCCTGCTGCTACTGTTGCGCTACGTGCACAGTTTTGTGTGTCTGATGGGcgcgcttctgtgcatgcacaggaagcaaagttTTGCAAAGAGACGCACATGCGATTTcaactatttttttgcttctgctcatgcgcaggagcaaaaaatcaccaaaatcttgcgcgcatgtgcaagatttggcttcctacgcatgcgcagaagcaaaatctcactgggatacaCGCAGGCACCAGCAGGACACCCAGAACTGTGCACGcaactctatttttgctaccggtgtggCATCCTCAAACGGACCAGTAAGAACCCGATActgatttgcatgctttcaaactgctaggtgggcaggagctggggcaagtaacaggagctcaccccatccCACGACACTTGGGTCTTGAACTTGGGCTCTCAGCTTTCCAGCCGACAAGCTCAGCATCGTTCACATGTTCTCAGCCGTTACACCTGGCTGCCTCAACAGAACAAAGAGCAAGGGGTCGCGTGACAAAGCGTTGCAGGCAGAACGGGGACATAAatagataattttaaaataatctttacatTTCAATCGGCACCTGCTTCTTTCCTCCGAATTGTCGCTCTTCCCATCCTGCTGCATTCGTATAATGGAAGGCAACAGTATGGCAGGTTTCTGGGTTAAGTACGGCAATCAAAAACTGGTCAACAAGAAAAACGGTGCAGCAGCTGTAAGTAGATCAGCACATGGACAAAACACGACATTAAGCCTTTCTTGTCTGTATGGGGCAGCACTGCAAAGCTCCATGCCAAGAAATGGCCCAGTTTTCCATTTGTTTAACAAAGCAAATAAACTGTTAATAAGGGAAACTTATTTACTGCCCCCTGCTACTAGCCCAGTAGAAGATAGAAGCGGACTCATTGATttacaatagcaatagtacttaaacttatatacggtggtacctctacctaagaacgcctctacttaagaacttttctagataaaaactgggtgttcaagattttttttgcctcttctcaagaaccattttctacttaagaaaccgagcccggaaaaatttcccaggaaatttgagaggcccggccagtttcctgccatttcccctttaatcccggccatcttggggtttcctgggctgccagaggagcttttcagtggcgcttaaggaggcttccaagattcgcccacgtttcttcaacactccggggcttgcattggctgctgatcagtttccggtcacaattcaaagtgttggtcatgacctttaaagccctacatggcattggaccagattacctccggaaccgcctgctaccgcacgaatcccagagaccgataaggtcccacagagttagccttctccgggtcccgtcgactaaacaatgtcgtttggcgggccccaggggaagagccttctctgtggcagccccggccctctggaaccaactccccccggagattagaactgcccccgccctccctgtctttcgtaaactactcaagactcacttatgccgccaggcatgggggaattaagatattcctcccccctaggccattacaagttatgcatggtatgtttgtgtgtgtgtatgtttggttttataataggggttttagttggtttttttttaattggattgtacatgttgtttttattgttgttgttagccgccccgagtctacggagagggatggcatacaaatccaataaattattattattattattattattttggcagcccagagcgaacggatgAAGGTGTGTGATCCTCCTTGCCGCCTCGGGGtccctcttatttttcttttaagccttaaagttttggatttctttgattcccctcacctcaccttcttccttcggcagcaactgtcctccacctcttcttcctccttctcatccccccacccaaattccgagcttttatttctttcctaatgggtttgcacgcattatttgcttttacattgattcctatgggaaaaatgcttctacttacaaacttttctgcttaagaacctggtcatggaatgaattaagttcttaagtagaggtaccactatacttatataaagcttcacagtgtttttaccACCCTCTCTATGACAGGGGTCTCcagctttggcaactttaagcctggcggacttcaactcccagatttgagaattctgggagttgacgtccacccggcttaaagttgacaaggttggagacccctgctctaagcggtttacagagtttacacctattgcccccaacaatcaaagagcctcagtggtgcagtggtcagagcacagtactgcaagctacttctgctgatcgccagctgccagcagtttggcagatcgaatctcattaGGCTCaatgactcaaccttccatccttccaaggtcggtaaaatgaggacccagatttatttatttctctctctctctctctctccctccctccctccatccatccatccatccatccatctatctatctgatttgtatgccgcccctctccgctgactcggggcggctcacagcaataataatacattgtaaacaaatctaatatttaagttaatttaaaaaaacccaatttagaaaccaatcatacatactagcataccatgcataaattttataagcctagggggagggaaagtgtcaattcccccatgcctgacgacagaggtgagttttaaggagcttacgaaaggctaggagggtgggggcaactctgatatctggggggagttggttccaaagggtcggggccgccacagagaaggctctttccctgggtcccgctgaacgacattgtttagttgacgggacccggagaaggccaactctgtgggacctaactggtcgctgggattcgtgcggcagaaggcggtcccggagatattctggtccggtgccatgaagggctttataggtcataaccaacactttgaattgtgaccggaaactgatcggcaaccaatgcagattgttggaggcaatatgcttactctctataaaccacttagagagggctgtaaagcactgtgaagcgatatataagtctaaatgctaatgctaaatgccACTGctacaatccgggccctcattttaccgacctaggAAAGatagaagtctgagtcaaccctgagcctggtgagaaATGAACTGGCAAATTGCAGGCAGACAGCAGAcagcagaagttgcctgcagtactgcactctaaccactgcgccaccacggcacTTATCAACATCTTAAAAGGCTATTTAGTACCAGTTCATGCCACATATTTCTaccaacagaaacatagaaaaatagagattgatggcagaaaaaaaacctcttggtccatctagtctgcccttatactatttcctgtattttatcttaggatggatatattaaattcagttactgtggatttaccaaccacgtctgctggaagtttgttccaagcatctgctactctttcagtcaaataatattttctcacgttacttctaagctttcccccaaataacctcagattgtgcctccttgttcttctcacttctctcctgaaccttatttaaccctttaacataaataaggaacctttaacatatttaaatgtttcgagcatgtccacccttttccttctgtcctccagactatacagattgagttcattaagtctttcctgataagttttatgcttatggCCTTCTACCACTttagtagcccgtctttggaccttttcaattttgtcaatatgtttttgtaggtgagatctgcagaactgaacacagtattccaaatgtggtctcaccagcgctctacacagcaggaccacaatctccctcttcctgcttgttacacctctagctatgcagccaagcatagcaGGTTCATGATCCTCACCAGAACGGGctctaaaaataaattaaaaaacccgcACACTTCCTGGAGTGACGAAGACCTTTGCAGGGTTAGAAGTACTACAGCAGACGGCTCGATTTACATCACTTATTATCAACAGAAAGAAGAcactttggtgctctctgaactcagtgggtttgcttgcagatgtagagtacaggtagtcctcaatttacaagcgttcatttagtgactgttcaaagttacaaaaaagTGACACTTTTTTTCACATTCACAActattacagcatccccatgagCAGGGTTAGGGTCATATTTATgactggttgcagtgtcccgggctCATTTGATcagcttttgtgactttctgaccagcaaagtcaatggggaagctagatccACTGGAccaaaagaatgttctttcggcgtcagctcaggaagctcaaactgcccaaggagctgctaatacagttctatagaggaatcattgagtctgtcatctgcacctctataactgtctggtttagttctgcaacccaacaagaccaacacagacttcagaggataatcagaacggcagaaaaaacaattgctgccaacctgccttccattgaggacctgtatactgcacgagtcaaaaagagggtggggaaaatatttactgacccctcacatcctggacataaattgtttccactcctaccctcaaaatgacactatagagcattgcacatcaagacaattagacacaagaacagttttttcccaaatgccatcactctgctaaacaaataattccctcaccactatcaaactattcactaaggctgcattgctattactattagtcttctcatagctcccatcacccatctcctcccacttatgactgtatgactgtaacttgttgcttgtatccttacaatttgtattaatattgatagtttcctgattgcttacttgtaccctatgacaatcattaagtgttgtacctcatgattcttgacattgCACCAatatcaaattccttgtgtgtccaatcatacttggccaataaagaattctacgcTAAGCTATGCTACGCTAcgctagtctagtctagtctagtctagtctatagtctagtccaggggtaggcaaatttggctcttctaggacatgtggacttcaactcccagaattcctgagcatgattggctcaggatttctgggagttgaagtccacaagtcatagaagagccatctttgtctatcccagtctagtctagtctagaagagtattactaatttaacaaccacaataattcagttaacaactgaggcaagaaaagtcgtaaaaagggacaaaactgatttaacaaattctcacttagcaacagaaaatttgggttcaattatggtcataagtggaagactacctgtaca
This genomic interval carries:
- the SEC11C gene encoding signal peptidase complex catalytic subunit SEC11C, producing the protein MDIFGDLRRMNKRQLYYQVLNFAMIVSSALMIWKGLIVITGSESPIVVVLSGSMEPAFHRGDLLFLTNFRDDPIRAGEIVVFKVEGRDIPIVHRVIKVHEKENGNIKFLTKGDNNEVDDRGLYKEGQNWLEKKDVVGRARGFLPYVGMVTIIMNDYPKFKYALLAVMGAYVLLKRES